Proteins from a single region of Gorilla gorilla gorilla isolate KB3781 chromosome 16, NHGRI_mGorGor1-v2.1_pri, whole genome shotgun sequence:
- the SLC28A2 gene encoding sodium/nucleoside cotransporter 2 produces MEKASGSKWKEVEESKSIALSTVETGTVNPGLELMEKEVEPEGSKRTDAQGHSLGDGLGPSTYQRRSRWPFSKARSFCKTHASLFKKILLGLLCLAYAAYLLAACILNFQRALALFVITCLVIFVLVHSFLKKLLGKKLTRCLKPFENSRLRLWMKWVFAGVSLVGLILWLALDTAQRPEQLIPFAGICMFTLIFFACSKHHSAVSWRTVFSGLGLQFVFGILVIRTDLGYTAFQWLGEQVQIFLNYTVAGSSFVFGDTLVKDVFAFQALPIIIFFGCVMSILYYLGLVQWVVQKVAWFLQITMGTTATETLAVAGNIFVGMTEAPLLIRPYLGDMTLSEIHAVMTGGFATISGTVLGAFIAFGVDASSLISASVMAAPCALALSKLAYPEVEESKFKSEEGVKLPRGKERNVLEAASNGAIDAIGLATNVAANLIAFLAVLAFINAALSWLGELVDIQGLTFQVICSYLLRPMVFMMGVEWTDCPMVAEMVGIKFFINEFVAYQQLSQYKNKRLSGVEEWIEGEKQWISVRAEIITTFSLCGFANLSSIGITLGGLTSIVPHRKSDFSKVVVRALFTGACVSLISACMAGILYVPRGAEADCVSFPNTSFTNRTYETYMCCRGLFQSTSLNGTNPPSFSGPWEDKEFSAMALTNCCGFYNNTVCA; encoded by the exons ATGGAGAAAGCAAGTGGAAGCAAGTGGAAGGAAGTGGAAGAAAGCAAGTCCATTGCTCTGTCCACAGTGGAGACTGGCACAGTGAACCCGGGGCTGGAGCTCATG GAAAAAGAAGTAGAGCCTGAGGGAAGCAAGAGGACTGACGCACAAGGACACAGCCTGGGGGATGGACTGGGCCCTTCCACTTACCAGAG GAGGAGTCGGTGGCCTTTCAGCAAAGCAAGAAGTTTCTGCAAAACACATGCCAGCTTGTTCAAGAAGATCCTGTTGGGCCTGTTGTGTTTGG CCTATGCTGCCTATCTCCTGGCAGCTTGCATCTTGAATTTCCAGAGGGCACTGGCCTTGTTTGTCATCACCTGCTTGGTGATCTTTGTCCTGGTTCACTCGTTTTTGAAAAAGCTCCTGGGCAAAAAATTAACAAGATGTCTGAAGCCCTTTGAAAACTCCCGCCTGAGGCTTTGGATGAAATG GGTGTTTGCAGGAGTCTCCTTGGTTGGCCTTATACTGTGGTTGGCTTTAGACACAGCCCAAAGGCCAGAGCAGCTGATCCCCTTCGCAGGAATCTGCATGTTCACCCTTATCTTCTTTGCCTGCTCCAAACACCACAGTGCA GTGTCCTGGAGGACAGTGTTTTCGGGCCTAGGTCTTCAATTTGTCTTTGGGATCTTGGTCATCAGAACTGATCTTGGATATACTGCATTTCAGTGGCTGGGAGAGCAGGTCCAG atTTTCCTGAACTACACTGTGGCCGGCTCCAGTTTTGTCTTTGGGGATACATTGGTCAAGGATGTCTTTGCTTTTCAG GCCTTACCAATCATCATTTTCTTTGGATGTGTGATGTCCATTCTCTACTACCTGGGCCTTGTGCAATGGGTAGTTCAGAAG GTCGCCTGGTTTTTACAAATCACTATGGGCACCACTGCTACAGAGACCCTGGCTGTGGCAGGAAACATCTTTGTGGGTATG acagaggcACCTCTGCTCATCCGTCCCTACCTTGGGGACATGACACTCTCTGAAATCCATGCGGTGATGACTGGAGGGTTTGCCACCATTtctggcactgtgctgggagcCTTCATAGCCTTTGGG GTTGATGCATCATCCCTGATTTCTGCCTCTGTGATGGCCGCCCCTTGTGCTCTTGCCTTATCAAAGCTAGCGTATCCGGAAGTGGAGGAATCCAAGTTCAAGAGTGAGGAGGGGGTAAAGCTGCCCCGTGG GAAGGAGAGGAATGTCCTGGAAGCTGCCAGCAACGGAGCCATAGATGCCATAGGCCTTGCTACTAATGTAGCAGCCAACCTGATTGCCTTTTTGGCTGTGTTGGCCTTCATCAATGCTGCCCTCTCCTGGCTGGGGGAATTGGTGGACATACAGGGGCTCACTTTCCAG GTCATCTGCTCCTATCTCCTAAGGCCCATGGTTTTCATGATGGGTGTAGAGTGGACAGACTGTCCAATGGTGGCTGAGATGGTGGGAATCAAGTTCTTCATAAATGAGTTTGTGGCTTATCAGCAACTGTCTCAATACAAGAACAAACGTCTCTCTGGAGTGGAGGAGTGGATTGAGGGAGAGAAACAGTGGATTTCT GTGAGAGCTGAAATCATTACAACATTTTCACTCTGTGGATTTGCCAATCTTAGTTCCATAGGAATCACACTTGGAGGCTTGA CATCAATAGTACCTCACCGGAAGAGTGACTTTTCCAAGGTTGTGGTCAGGGCCCTCTTCACAGGGGCCTGTGTATCCCTTATCAGTGCCTGTATGGCAG GAATCCTCTATGTCCCCAGGGGAGCTGAAGCTGACTGTGTCTCCTTCCCAAACACAAGTTTCACCAATAGAACCTATGAGACCTACATGTGCTGCAGAGGGCTCTTTCAGAG TACTTCTCTGAATGGCACCAACCCTCCTTCTTTTTCTGGTCCCTGGGAAGATAAGGAGTTCAGTGCTATGGCCCTTACTAACTGCTGTGGATTCTACAACAATACCGTCTGTGCCTAA